One stretch of Cygnus olor isolate bCygOlo1 chromosome 1, bCygOlo1.pri.v2, whole genome shotgun sequence DNA includes these proteins:
- the LOC121066947 gene encoding arg8-vasotocin receptor-like: MKNFSFPMQDSTHQTESPSTHRFLSLTNKSDPVGRPERDEQLAQVEIAVLGVIFLTASVGNFILILVLWRRRKKLSRMYVFMLHLSVADLVVAFFQVLPQLIWDITDVFIGPDFLCRIIKYLQLLGMFASTYMIVVMTVDRYQAVCYPMVTFQKKRALWNIPICTSWSISLILSLPQVFIFSKTEISPGIFECWAEFIQPWGPRAYVTWIFVVIFFIPSAVLITCQVKICKIIKRNIYVKKQNEYEVTNQKQVLPSRASSVNCISKAMIKTVKMTVVTVVAYVLCWSPFFIAQLWSVWFPSVITEGSAFTIIMLLGNLNSCTNPWIYMYFCGHIPYCTNKQLENTSAQEESVITGSIHLVDRDPEENITSA, encoded by the exons AtgaagaatttttcatttcctatgCAGGATAGCACACATCAGACTGAAAGTCCTTCTACTCACAGATTCCTGAGTTTGACAAATAAGTCAGATCCTGTTGGAAGACCAGAAAGAGATGAGCAATTAGCTCAAGTAGAGATTGCTGTACTGGGGGTGATATTTCTGACAGCGTCTGTGGGcaattttattctcattttggtgctgtggagaagaagaaagaagctcTCTAGGATGTATGTATTCATGCTTCACCTCAGCGTAGCTGACTTAGTGGTAGCCTTTTTTCAAGTACTGCCTCAGCTTATATGGGATattacagatgttttcataGGGCCAGATTTCTTGTGCAGAATTATCAAGTATCTACAATTGCTGGGCATGTTTGCCTCCACTTACATGATAGTGGTCATGACAGTGGACAGATATCAAGCAGTTTGCTACCCTATGGTCACTTTCCAAAAGAAGAGAGCTCTGTGGAACATTCCCATTTGCACCAGCTGGTCTATATCCTTGATTCTTAGCCTACCACAGGTATTTATCTTTTCTAAGACTGAAATATCTCCAGGTATCTTTGAATGTTGGGCTGAATTTATTCAACCGTGGGGCCCTAGGGCATACGTGACTTGGATTTTTGTAGTTATATTCTTCATTCCCTCAGCCGTCCTTATCACATGCCAGGTTAAGATCtgcaaaataatcaaaagaaatatatatgtgaaaaaacagaatgaatatGAAGTAACAAATCAGAAGCAAGTCCTGCCATCCCGAGCAAGCAGTGTGAACTGTATTTCAAAGGCTATGATCAAGACTGTAAAAATGACAGTGGTGACGGTTGTTGCATATGTTCTCTGCTGGTCACCTTTCTTCATTGCACAGCTGTGGTCTGTGTGGTTCCCAAGTGTCATTACTGAAG GTTCAGCATTCACCATTATCATGCTTCTTGGCAATTTAAATAGTTGTACCAACCCATGgatttacatgtatttttgtGGCCACATCCCATATTGCACAAATAAGCAGCTGGAGAACACCTCAGCTCAAGAAGAGTCGGTGATCACAGGAAGCATTCATCTTGTAGACAGAGACCCTGAGGAAAACATTACTTCTGCATAA